A region of the bacterium genome:
TACCTGACATTCAAACTGGCGGAAGAGGAATACGGGCTCCAGATACTGAAAGTCAAGGAGATCATCGGCCTGACGCGGATCACGCGCGTGCCGCGCACCCCGGGATTCATCCGCGGCGTCATCAACCTTCGCGGCAAGGTCATTCCGGTGATGGACCTGCGCACACGCTTCGGGATGTCGCAGGTCGATGATACTGCTGAAACGTGTATCATTGTGGTCGAGGTCATGCATCAGGACCGCTCGCTGCTGATCGGCGGCCTGGTGGACAGCGTCTCCGAGGTGCGCGATATCGCACAGTCAAACATCGAGGAAACCCCCGAGTTCGGCACGGACGTGGACACCGGTTTCATCTTGGGCATGGGAAAGTCGCAGGAGAAAGTCATCATACTGCTCGATATCGATCGGGTTATATCGTTCGAGGAGTTGGCACAGATCGAATCCTCCGTGGCTCAGGAGGAATAGGAAAGGCCTTGCAGGTTGCGCGCCGGGAAGCCGCCCCGGGGCCAGGGATGGCCACTCGATGGATCGGGGACGCTTTACTCTGCATGGGCCTTATAAACCGGATTCGAGGAGAGACCCGTTATGAAAAGGCAGATGAGTCTCAAGGCCAAATTACTGCTCGTGCTTATCCCGTTGAGTATCGTCGGAATCGGTTCGATGGCTGTCATCCTGT
Encoded here:
- a CDS encoding chemotaxis protein CheW yields the protein MLRGEAMATQLAGKYLTFKLAEEEYGLQILKVKEIIGLTRITRVPRTPGFIRGVINLRGKVIPVMDLRTRFGMSQVDDTAETCIIVVEVMHQDRSLLIGGLVDSVSEVRDIAQSNIEETPEFGTDVDTGFILGMGKSQEKVIILLDIDRVISFEELAQIESSVAQEE